TCGCGGTGTCGTCGGCCAGGCGGCCCATCAGGCCCCCCAGGGCCTGCACCTCGAAGACCAGTTGGCTCTTGCCGGGGCCACCCACCGCCGGGTTGCAGGGCATCCGGCCGATGGTGGCGGGATTGCCCACCAGCAGGGCCGTGCGGGCAAACTTCGCGGCGGCCCAGGCGGCCTCCAGGCCCGCGTGTCCCCCACCGATCACGATCACGTTCCAGCCGCTCATACCAGCCGGAAGTGTAGCAGTGGGGGAGAGGCGGGCATTCCGTCCCTGATCACGGTACTCGGACCAGCAGAAAGGCCGCGCAGCCATTAAGCTCCAGGTATGGACTTCGAAACGCTGCGGGCAGACCTGATCGGCACCGACGCCGTGATCGTCACGCCCTTCGGACGGCGGCGCGTCACCTACGCCGATTACGTGGCCTCGGGCCGGGCCCTCCGCAGCGTGGAGGAGCGGATGGCCCGCCTGGCCCTCCCGCTGTACGCCAATACGCACAGCGAGGACAGCGCGACTGGAGCGCATTCCACCCACCTCAGCCACCAGGCAGCGGCGTACGTGAAGGCGCAGCTCGGCGGGGACCAGACGTGCAAGCTGGTCTTCTGCGGGTCCGGGAGCACCGCCGCCGTCCGCCGGATGCAGGACATCCTGGGCCTGACGGTGCCGCACGCGCACCGGGAAGCGGTGCTGGCCGCCCTCCCCGAACGTGACCGCCCGGTGGTCTTCGTCGGCCCCTACGAGCACCACAGCAACGAGGTGAGCTGGCGCGAAACCATCGCGGAGGTGATCGAGGTGCCGCTGTGTCCGCGCGGGAATCTGGATCTGGACGCGCTGGTGCGGCGGCTGAAGGACCCGGCGCTGGCGGGCCGCCCCAAGATTGGCTCCTTCAGCGCCGCGAGCAATGTCACCGGGCTGCTGACCGACACCCGGACCATCGCCCGCGTGCTCCACGCGCACGGAGCGTTCGCCTTCTTCGATTTCGCGGCGAGCGCGCCCTACGTGCAGATCGACATGAAGCCGGGGCAGCCCGACGGCTACGACGCGGTGTTCCTGAGCCCGCACAAGTTCGTGGGCGGCCCGGGGACCCCGGGGCTGCTGTGTTTCCAGGCCCACCTGTACCATCTGGCGGTGCCCAGCGTGCCGGGGGGCGGCACCGTGCAGTACGTCAGCCGCACCCGGCACGACTTTGTTGACGACATCGAGGCGCGCGAGGACGCGGGGACCCCGGCGATCCTGGGCAAACTGCGAACCGCGCTCGCGTTTCACGTGAAAGAACAGCTCGGGGTGGAGCGCCTGACCGCCCGTGAACATGAACTGTATGCCCGCGCCTGTGCCCGGTTGGGGCCGAACCCCCGCGTTCAGCTCCTGGGCAACCCGCAGGCGTCCCGGCTGGCCTTCCTGTCCTTTCTGATCCGGCCGGACGGCGAAGACCGCTTCCTGCACCCCCGGCTGGTCGTGC
The window above is part of the Deinococcus metallilatus genome. Proteins encoded here:
- a CDS encoding aminotransferase class V-fold PLP-dependent enzyme, which encodes MDFETLRADLIGTDAVIVTPFGRRRVTYADYVASGRALRSVEERMARLALPLYANTHSEDSATGAHSTHLSHQAAAYVKAQLGGDQTCKLVFCGSGSTAAVRRMQDILGLTVPHAHREAVLAALPERDRPVVFVGPYEHHSNEVSWRETIAEVIEVPLCPRGNLDLDALVRRLKDPALAGRPKIGSFSAASNVTGLLTDTRTIARVLHAHGAFAFFDFAASAPYVQIDMKPGQPDGYDAVFLSPHKFVGGPGTPGLLCFQAHLYHLAVPSVPGGGTVQYVSRTRHDFVDDIEAREDAGTPAILGKLRTALAFHVKEQLGVERLTAREHELYARACARLGPNPRVQLLGNPQASRLAFLSFLIRPDGEDRFLHPRLVVRLLNDLFGIQARGGCACAGPYGHALLAIDDARSVRYEQCILGNLNGLKPGWTRLNLAPWATDEEVEFLLAATEFIAAYGERFLPLYTLDWHSGAWSHPQDGAPADLFGETFPEREEGPVPYADYLAQAQALATTLEVGEGRPLPEGVPQDLVFFTY